A part of Dehalogenimonas sp. W genomic DNA contains:
- a CDS encoding homocitrate synthase, with protein sequence MPKIYIIDVTNRDGVQTARLGLSKLEKTMVNMYLSEMGVFQSEFGFPTTKHETNYLRANLRLAELGVITPLRLEGWLRAVTSDVELAFKMVPEIKHVNLSISTSDQMINGKFKGKKTRKDVLNDMTAAVDTAYRLGAETVGVNAEDASRTDLEFLIEYGLAAREHGAVRLRYCDTLGYDDPFSIYETGRALAERVGMPIELHCHGDLGMAVATSIAGARGVIDGGQDAYINTTINGIGERAGNADLIATVLALTKSKSFAGKYELGSPIDMSKSWKIAKFASYAFGVPIPINQPGVGANAFAHESGIHADGILKDPHNYELYGCEELGRGDAELVETGREICAGEYSGISGFSHIMSDRMAWHFKDKEEAQQVLELVRYANVLSHKPLVEEELLFIARYPHTARRLLTLTPLGDGTGPDHILNPLQQDDAL encoded by the coding sequence ATGCCAAAAATATATATCATTGACGTAACCAACCGCGACGGCGTACAGACGGCGCGACTGGGCTTGTCCAAACTGGAAAAAACCATGGTCAACATGTATCTCTCGGAGATGGGCGTCTTCCAGTCTGAGTTCGGCTTCCCGACGACCAAGCATGAAACTAACTACCTGAGAGCCAATCTGCGGTTGGCCGAGTTAGGCGTCATTACCCCGTTGCGCCTGGAGGGGTGGCTGCGGGCAGTTACCTCGGACGTGGAACTGGCCTTCAAGATGGTACCGGAAATCAAGCACGTCAACTTGTCCATCTCAACTTCCGACCAGATGATTAACGGCAAGTTCAAGGGCAAAAAGACCCGTAAAGACGTCCTCAATGACATGACCGCAGCGGTAGACACCGCCTACCGGCTGGGTGCGGAGACGGTCGGCGTTAATGCCGAGGATGCTTCCCGAACCGACCTGGAATTCTTGATTGAATATGGCTTGGCGGCCAGGGAGCACGGCGCCGTGCGCCTGCGCTACTGCGACACTCTGGGTTATGACGACCCCTTCTCAATTTATGAGACCGGCCGGGCACTGGCCGAGCGGGTGGGGATGCCGATTGAGCTTCATTGCCACGGCGATCTGGGAATGGCGGTAGCCACCTCTATTGCCGGAGCCCGCGGCGTTATTGACGGCGGCCAGGACGCCTATATCAACACGACCATCAACGGCATCGGCGAACGGGCCGGCAATGCCGACCTTATTGCAACGGTGCTGGCCTTAACAAAGAGCAAGAGTTTTGCCGGCAAATACGAACTCGGCAGTCCGATAGACATGTCCAAGAGCTGGAAGATTGCCAAATTCGCCTCTTACGCCTTCGGCGTGCCTATTCCCATCAATCAGCCGGGGGTCGGCGCCAACGCCTTCGCTCATGAATCCGGCATCCATGCCGACGGCATATTGAAAGACCCCCACAACTATGAGCTTTACGGCTGTGAAGAACTGGGGCGAGGCGACGCCGAACTGGTGGAAACCGGCCGGGAAATCTGTGCCGGCGAGTATTCCGGTATTTCCGGCTTCTCTCACATCATGAGCGACCGCATGGCCTGGCATTTCAAGGACAAGGAAGAGGCGCAGCAAGTTCTGGAGCTGGTGCGTTACGCCAACGTATTGTCTCACAAACCACTGGTGGAAGAAGAGCTGCTGTTCATCGCCCGATACCCGCACACTGCCCGA
- a CDS encoding NAD(P)/FAD-dependent oxidoreductase produces the protein MQNDLTVIVGGGAAGICAAITSARRGRPVVICEKTPWLGKKILATGNGRCNLLNDDLSEHHYNPAAKDLVRSVFDRYGKKEILDFFKDLGLEVYSQDGRVFPRTNQAASVLKVLDLELKRLGVPVEYDFECTSISRTAAGLTVTAKTGRQINGAKVIIAGGGKTYPAFGADGGAFALAGKLGHTIVEPVPSAVPLVIKDGLCQQLQGQRIFASARSIIGGQPGEPISGELLFTKYGLSGTCILDISREISVALNRERRADIELSVDLVPFLDRVALRTEITRRCQMGLQPEDMLTGFLPNKFGPLLRELFTQQNNPEAAVGFLKDRRFKVTGTRGWNEAEFTSGGVAVTEVNSHTQESLIYPGVYFAGEVLDVDGRRGGYNLAWAWASGMAAGA, from the coding sequence ATGCAGAATGATTTAACGGTTATTGTCGGCGGCGGTGCGGCGGGCATTTGCGCCGCCATCACCAGCGCCCGACGCGGCCGGCCGGTGGTTATCTGTGAGAAGACCCCCTGGCTGGGCAAGAAAATCCTGGCCACGGGCAATGGCCGGTGTAATCTGCTGAACGACGACCTGAGCGAACACCATTACAACCCGGCCGCCAAGGATTTGGTGCGTTCCGTCTTTGACCGATACGGCAAAAAGGAAATCCTGGATTTTTTCAAAGACCTCGGTCTGGAGGTCTATTCCCAGGACGGACGAGTATTCCCCCGGACCAACCAGGCGGCATCGGTACTTAAAGTTCTGGATCTGGAACTTAAGCGGCTGGGCGTACCGGTGGAATACGATTTTGAATGCACATCCATCAGCCGGACAGCCGCCGGCCTGACGGTCACAGCTAAAACAGGCCGACAGATAAACGGCGCTAAAGTTATCATCGCCGGCGGCGGCAAGACTTATCCGGCGTTCGGGGCCGACGGCGGCGCCTTTGCGCTGGCCGGAAAACTGGGACACACCATCGTGGAACCGGTGCCTTCCGCAGTGCCGCTGGTGATAAAAGACGGTTTATGTCAACAGCTTCAGGGACAGCGCATCTTCGCCAGTGCCCGCAGCATCATCGGCGGACAACCGGGCGAACCGATCAGCGGCGAGCTGCTGTTCACCAAGTACGGCCTGTCCGGCACCTGTATCCTGGATATCAGCCGGGAAATTTCAGTGGCTCTGAACCGGGAACGTCGTGCCGATATTGAGTTATCAGTTGACCTGGTGCCTTTTCTGGACCGGGTTGCCCTGCGGACAGAAATTACTCGACGTTGCCAGATGGGCCTCCAGCCGGAAGACATGCTTACCGGCTTCCTGCCTAATAAATTCGGGCCGCTGCTGCGGGAGCTGTTTACCCAACAGAACAATCCGGAGGCGGCGGTTGGCTTCCTGAAAGACCGCCGGTTCAAAGTCACCGGCACCCGCGGCTGGAATGAAGCCGAATTCACCAGCGGCGGCGTGGCCGTTACTGAGGTCAACTCTCATACTCAGGAATCGCTGATTTACCCCGGGGTTTATTTCGCCGGCGAGGTGCTGGACGTTGACGGCCGGCGCGGCGGCTACAATCTGGCGTGGGCCTGGGCGTCGGGCATGGCGGCGGGGGCATAA
- a CDS encoding reductive dehalogenase, whose protein sequence is MRSLGLAGVGLGAAAAAGPIFHDLDEMSGAASGFKNAWWVKDVDKPTTEVDWSQMPYFDNRETMFNNDAFIKVIGFEKLMQVAQLNDTNTKSWIKENKPGATLRDVALNNATGFGFAYGLEGHFVAPPIVSTPEEYGAAKWQGNPEENLRMIQTAARFFGAKDVRVFELDQNTRKTVYSHEADGKAYTFENVDQAEETETKRVIPEKAKYVVMFSILESQEMLKRAPDNINSATTTLAYNQGALVGNRMQQFLRGIGYQGLVEMMSNAIVQCAGGNALSGMAEMGRMSLSTLNPDFGPAMRTYKFLTDLPLAATKPIDAGMFSFCRTCKLCAETCPSGSISSETEPYWEIIGPYNKPGIKNYYYNGATCLTYWFESVFGCGICRASCPFSQKDKASIHDWVVKPIASFTPVFDGFFTNMDKAFGYDPRGADGFSLREERNTWWDIQNAPVYGFDTTRYTQKLE, encoded by the coding sequence ATGAGGTCGCTGGGATTGGCCGGTGTTGGACTGGGAGCCGCTGCTGCGGCAGGACCGATATTTCATGATCTTGATGAAATGAGCGGCGCCGCATCCGGATTCAAGAACGCCTGGTGGGTTAAAGACGTTGACAAGCCGACTACCGAAGTTGACTGGAGCCAGATGCCCTATTTTGATAACCGGGAGACGATGTTTAACAACGACGCATTCATTAAAGTGATCGGCTTTGAAAAGCTGATGCAGGTTGCTCAGCTCAACGATACAAATACAAAAAGCTGGATTAAAGAAAATAAACCGGGCGCGACCCTCCGCGACGTTGCCTTGAATAATGCCACCGGTTTCGGTTTTGCTTACGGGTTGGAGGGTCATTTCGTTGCTCCCCCGATAGTATCAACACCAGAAGAATACGGCGCAGCGAAATGGCAGGGTAATCCGGAAGAGAACCTGCGAATGATACAAACCGCTGCACGCTTTTTTGGAGCGAAGGACGTCCGTGTCTTTGAACTTGACCAGAACACCCGAAAAACCGTGTACTCCCATGAAGCTGACGGCAAGGCTTATACATTCGAAAACGTTGACCAGGCAGAGGAAACGGAAACTAAAAGAGTGATTCCGGAAAAGGCCAAATATGTGGTCATGTTCTCAATCCTGGAATCACAGGAGATGCTAAAACGCGCCCCCGACAACATTAATTCAGCCACCACGACATTAGCCTACAACCAGGGCGCGCTGGTAGGAAACCGGATGCAGCAATTCCTACGCGGCATTGGTTACCAGGGATTAGTTGAGATGATGTCTAATGCCATTGTCCAGTGCGCCGGAGGCAACGCTCTTTCCGGGATGGCAGAAATGGGTCGAATGAGTCTGTCAACACTAAATCCGGATTTCGGCCCAGCGATGCGGACTTACAAATTCCTTACCGACCTGCCGTTAGCGGCGACCAAACCAATTGATGCCGGAATGTTTAGTTTCTGCCGTACTTGCAAACTTTGTGCCGAGACCTGCCCGTCCGGTTCTATCAGTTCTGAAACTGAACCGTATTGGGAAATCATAGGGCCTTACAACAAACCGGGCATCAAGAACTACTATTACAACGGAGCAACCTGTCTCACCTACTGGTTTGAAAGCGTGTTCGGCTGTGGTATCTGCCGAGCATCCTGCCCGTTCTCTCAGAAGGATAAAGCCAGTATCCATGACTGGGTGGTGAAGCCGATTGCCTCCTTTACCCCTGTCTTTGACGGTTTCTTCACCAATATGGACAAAGCCTTTGGTTATGACCCGCGAGGCGCAGACGGCTTTTCATTAAGGGAAGAACGTAATACCTGGTGGGACATCCAGAATGCCCCGGTTTACGGCTTTGATACAACTCGTTACACACAAAAATTGGAATAA
- the dtd gene encoding D-aminoacyl-tRNA deacylase: MKALIQRVSRAQVSVDDEVIGRITAGLLVFIGIARGDEPADIDYLVNKLVNLRIFADEQGKFNLSMLDVKGDLLLVSQFTLIADTRKGRRPSFTDAAPPEQADRMFNDLVAEAVKTGLRVATGRFQAHMMVELVNDGPVTIMLDSRDRLLPRA; encoded by the coding sequence GTGAAAGCCTTAATCCAGCGGGTCAGCCGGGCGCAGGTAAGCGTGGATGATGAGGTCATCGGCCGCATTACCGCCGGCCTGCTGGTCTTTATCGGCATCGCCCGCGGCGACGAACCGGCGGACATTGATTACCTGGTTAATAAGCTGGTCAATCTGCGTATTTTTGCCGATGAACAGGGTAAATTTAATTTATCGATGCTTGACGTTAAAGGCGACCTGCTGCTGGTCAGCCAGTTCACCCTCATCGCCGACACCCGCAAAGGCCGACGCCCCTCTTTTACCGATGCCGCGCCGCCGGAACAGGCGGACCGTATGTTTAATGACCTGGTCGCCGAAGCAGTTAAGACCGGCCTCCGGGTGGCCACCGGCCGTTTTCAGGCGCACATGATGGTGGAACTGGTTAATGACGGGCCGGTGACTATCATGCTGGACTCGCGTGATCGTCTGCTGCCGCGCGCCTGA